CCCTCTCCTTGAGCTCGTCCGGGATGTCGACCAGCTCGAACTCGGCTCCCAGGTTCTCGTCCTTGTAGAGAATGCCGCGCATCTCGACCAGGTCGATCACGCCCTTCAGGTTGTCCTCGGCGCCCCAGGGAATCTGAATCGGCACCGGCGAAGCACCGAGGCGGGACTTCATCATGTCGACGCAGCGATCGAAGTCGGCACCGACGCGGTCCATCTTGTTGACAAAGGCGATTCTGGGCACGCCGTAGCGGTCGGCCTGCCGCCAGACCGTCTCGGACTGCGGCTCGACTCCGGCAACCGCATCGAAGACCGCCACGGCGCCGTCGAGGACGCGGAGTGACCGTTCGACCTCGGCCGTGAAGTCGACATGTCCGGGAGTGTCGATGATGTTGATCCGGAAGTCGTTCCAGAAACACGTCGTCGCCGCAGCAGTGATTGTGATTCCCCGCTCCTGCTCCTGGACCATCCAGTCCATCGTCGCGGTGCCCTCGTGCACCTCACCGATCTTGTAGTTCACACCGGTGTAATAGAGGATGCGCTCGGTCGTTGTCGTCTTACCGGCATCGATGTGGGCCATGATGCCGATATTTCGCGTTTGGTCGAGTGCCACTTGCCGGGACATGATTCTGCTCTTGAGTTCTTCGTCTGTTCTTGGTTTTCGGCCCGGCCTTTTTAGGCACGACAGCGACAGCGGACAACCGCTGTCGCTGAAACCGAGTTTCCGCTATTTCTATGTCTACGAGAAACGTCTTACCAGCGATAGTGCGCGAACGCCTTGTTGGCCTCCGCCATCCTGTGCGTGTCGTCCTTCTTCTTCATTGCCGCGCCACGGTTCTCGGCAGCGTCCATGAACTCGCCCGCCAGGCGCATGTCCATGGTCTTCTCGCCTCGGCTCGCGGCACTCTTCAGCAACCAGCGCAACGAAAGGGCCAGCCGCCGGTTCGGGCGAACTTCGATCGGCACCTGATAGGTCGAACCGCCGACCCGCCGGGACTTCACCTCGACCGCGGGCTTGACGTTCTCGATCGCCTTCTTGAAGACCTTCATTGGATCATCGTCCGTTCGTTCGCGAATCGTCTCCAGGGCCTTGTAGAGCAACCGCTCGGCCGTGCTCTTCTTGCCGTCTTTCATGAGCACGCTGACGAACTTCGTCACAAGCTGCGAGTTGTACAGAGGATCCGGCAGGATCTCTCGCTTGGGAATTGCGCCACGTCTCGACATCTAACTACTCTCCTTAGGCCTTCGGTCGCTTGGCGCCGTACTTCGAACGGCTTTGGCGTCGATCGTCGACTCCGACCGCGTCGAGCGTGCCGCGCACGACGTGATAGCGAACGCCGGGGAGGTCCTTTACGCGACCACCGCGAATCAAGACGATCGAATGCTCCTGCAGATTGTGCCCGACACCCGGGATGTAGGTCGTCACCTCGATCCCATTCGTGAGCCGCACGCGCGCCACCTTGCGCAGCGCCGAATTCGGCTTCTTGGGAGTCTGGGTGTAGACGCGAACACAGACGCCGCGTTTCTGCGGCGAGCGCTGCAGAGCCGGACTCTTGGTCTTCGCGACCTGCTTTTCGCGCCCCTTGCGCACGAGCTGATAAATCGTTGGCATTCCTCAAGTACTCCTAAAACCGGTGCGCACCTGTCGGCACGCGAAACCGCTCTTTCGCACTCTCGAGCGACTTGTCAGGGGGGCTGTAAAAAGACAGAAACCCTGGCGGGTCCCCTCCTCAAGGGGACCACAGAGCGGAAGGCGAAGGTTAGCAACCGTACGGCTGCTTAGTCAAGACTCTACTTCGGTTCGGCGACCTCCTGCGGCAAGGCCCGGATCTCGTCTTCTCCGAACTCGAAGAGCATGGAATCTTCCTCGTCCTCGACCTCGATGACCTCTTCTGTGACGTGGAAGTCGTGGTATCTCTCCATGCCCGTACCGGCCGGGATCAATCGGCCCACGATGACGTTCTCCTTCAGCCCCAAGAGGTGGTCGACCTTGCCCGAAATCGCGGCTTCAGTCAGAACCCGCGTGGTTTCTTGGAAGCTGGCGGCCGAAATGAAGCTCTGGGTCGACAGCGAAGCCTTTGTAATACCTTGCAGCATGGGCTTGCCGATCGCCGGGGTGCCCCCTGCGGCCAGAACCCGCTCGTTCTCTTCGCGGAACCTCCAGCGGTCGACCTGCTCGTCGATCAGGAACTCGGTGTCGCCGACCTCAACGATCTTCACCGAGCGCATCATCTGACGGACGATGACCTCGATGTGCTTGTCGTTGATGGCCACGCTCTGAGAGCGGTAGACCTCCTGGATTTTGTCGACGAGGTACCTCTGGAGCTCGGTCTCGCCGAGCACCTGGAGGATGTCGTGGGGGTTGATGGCACCGTCGATCAGTGGATCGCCGGCTGCGATCCGCTCGCCCTCCTGGACGTTGACGTGAATGGTCCGCGGGACCAGGTACTCGCGCGCCTCGCCGGAATCACTCCTGACCTGGACCTCGCGCATCCCCTTCTTGATCTCGCCGAGGTGGACCTCGCCGTCGATCTCGCTGATGATCGCCGGCTCCTTGGGGTTGCGAGCCTCGAACAGCTCGACCACGCGCGGCAGACCGCCGGTGATGTCCTTGGTCTTCGTGGTCTCGCGCGGGATCTTGACGAGAACATCGCCCGGATTCACTCGTTGGCCGTCTTGGACCACGAGGTGGGACCCGGTCGGCAAGAGATAGCGGCGCTCCTCTTTGCCTCGACTCGTGACCTCGATCGCCGGGGCGCGCTTCTCGGCCTGCGGCGAGTCCACGATGATGCGCTGGGACAGGCCGGTGACCCGATCGGTCTCTTCGCGGACATTTTCGCCCTCGAGAATGTCGTGAAAACGTACTGTACCGGCGATCTCGGTGAGGACAGCCGAAGTGAAAGGATCCCACTCGACCGCCGCCTGCCCGGGCTCGACCTCGTCGCCTTCCCGAACCAGGAGATGGGAACCGTAGGTAAGCGCGTAACGCTCGAGCTCGCGGCCCTTGTCGTCGACCACGACCAGCTTGCCGTTGCGGTTCACGACGACCAGCTCCTTGTTCTTGCTCTCTACCGTGTTGACGTTGATGAACTTGACCCGGCCAGGTCTCTTGACGTGATGCTTGGACTGCTCGGACACGCGGCTCGCGGTACCACCGTAGTGGAAGGTACGCATGGTCAGCTGGGTGCCGGGCTCACCGATCGACTGCGCGGCGATGACGCCGACGGCCTCGCCGATGTCGACCACGCTGCCGGTCGCGAGATTGCGCCCGTAGCATGCCTGACACACCCCGCGCCGGGTCTCGCAGGTCAGGACCGAGCGAATCCTCACCCGCTCGATACCGGCCGCCTGAATCTGGCCGGCCTTCTCGCTGGTGACGAACTCGCCCACGTCGATCAGCTTCTCTCCCTGGGTGGGATCGAAGATCGTGTCCTGGCTGAAGCGCCCGACGATCCGGTCGCGGAGCGGCTCGAGGATGTCGCCACCCTCCATGATCGCCCCGACCACGATGCCGTCGAAGGTGCCGCAGTCTTCCGCGGTGACGATGACGTCCTGGGCCACGTCAACGAGCCGGCGCGTCAGGTAGCCGGAGTCGGCCGTCTTGAGCGCGGTGTCGGCCAGGCCCTTGCGAGCGCCGTGGGTCGAAATAAAGTACTGGATGACCGATAGGCCTTCACGGAAGTTGGCCGTAATCGGGGTTTCGATGATCTCTCCCGAGGGCTTGGACATCAGACCACGCATACCCGCCAGCTGTCGGACCTGCTCGCGCGAGCCCCGCGCGCCCGAATCGGCCATCAGCCGAATCGGGTTGAACTCGCCTGACATATCCTCGGCCGCCGCCATCTCGACGAACATCTCCTCGGAGACGCTCTCCGTTACCCGGTGCCAGATGTCGATGATCTTGTTGTGCCGCTCACCGGCCGTGATCACACCGCCGGTGCGCTGCTTCTCGATCTGGAGAACCTGCTTGCGAGCTCTATCGATCAGCTTGACCTTGGCGCTCGGAATCAGCATGTCGTCGATGCCGAAGGACACACCGGCCTTGGTGGCGTAGTAGAAGCAGACCTCCTTGATGTCGTCGAGCATCTTCACGGTCAACTCGTGGCCGTGGTTTACGTAGGAGTAACCGACCAGCTCCTGAAGCCCCCGCTTCTTGAGCAGACCGTTCACGAACGGAAGCTCCTCCGGCAGGTGCGAGTTGAAGATCACCCGGCCGACCGTGG
This window of the bacterium genome carries:
- the rpsG gene encoding 30S ribosomal protein S7: MSRRGAIPKREILPDPLYNSQLVTKFVSVLMKDGKKSTAERLLYKALETIRERTDDDPMKVFKKAIENVKPAVEVKSRRVGGSTYQVPIEVRPNRRLALSLRWLLKSAASRGEKTMDMRLAGEFMDAAENRGAAMKKKDDTHRMAEANKAFAHYRW
- a CDS encoding 30S ribosomal protein S12, whose product is MPTIYQLVRKGREKQVAKTKSPALQRSPQKRGVCVRVYTQTPKKPNSALRKVARVRLTNGIEVTTYIPGVGHNLQEHSIVLIRGGRVKDLPGVRYHVVRGTLDAVGVDDRRQSRSKYGAKRPKA
- the rpoC gene encoding DNA-directed RNA polymerase subunit beta'; the protein is MQSHHFFDKPQSLRDFNSIRISVASPDKIGSWSFGEVTKAETINYRTFKPERDGLFCAKIFGPVVDWECLCGKYKRMKHRGVICDKCGVEVTRSRVRRERMGHIELAAPVSHVWFFKGLPSRIGQLVDLSLRDLERILYFESYVVVDPGETEHAVGELLTEEAYREVMREYPDDETFDARMGAEAIRDLLSRIDPDELSEELRIVMRTETSQIRRLKAAKRLKVVDAFRKSGHRPEWMILEVIPVIPPELRPLVPLDGGRFATSDLNDLYRRVINRNNRLRKLLELHAPEVIVRNEKRMLQEAVDALFDNGRRGRVLKGSNNRPLKSLSDTLKGKQGRFRQNLLGKRVDYSGRSVIVVGPELKLNQCGLPKKMALELFKPFIYNRLEAKELVGTIKAAKEMVEREEDAVWDALEEVISDHPVLLNRAPTLHRLGIQAFEPTLVEGKAIKIHPLVCAAFNADFDGDQMAVHVPLSTKAQIESHVLMLSANNILSPANGRPLAVPSQDMVLGGYYLTMRKEGAKGEGRLFSDFDAVTLALHEGLVETQSQVRVRYTGPYINLQPQYNDQDVMHGELEQLDGAIIETTVGRVIFNSHLPEELPFVNGLLKKRGLQELVGYSYVNHGHELTVKMLDDIKEVCFYYATKAGVSFGIDDMLIPSAKVKLIDRARKQVLQIEKQRTGGVITAGERHNKIIDIWHRVTESVSEEMFVEMAAAEDMSGEFNPIRLMADSGARGSREQVRQLAGMRGLMSKPSGEIIETPITANFREGLSVIQYFISTHGARKGLADTALKTADSGYLTRRLVDVAQDVIVTAEDCGTFDGIVVGAIMEGGDILEPLRDRIVGRFSQDTIFDPTQGEKLIDVGEFVTSEKAGQIQAAGIERVRIRSVLTCETRRGVCQACYGRNLATGSVVDIGEAVGVIAAQSIGEPGTQLTMRTFHYGGTASRVSEQSKHHVKRPGRVKFINVNTVESKNKELVVVNRNGKLVVVDDKGRELERYALTYGSHLLVREGDEVEPGQAAVEWDPFTSAVLTEIAGTVRFHDILEGENVREETDRVTGLSQRIIVDSPQAEKRAPAIEVTSRGKEERRYLLPTGSHLVVQDGQRVNPGDVLVKIPRETTKTKDITGGLPRVVELFEARNPKEPAIISEIDGEVHLGEIKKGMREVQVRSDSGEAREYLVPRTIHVNVQEGERIAAGDPLIDGAINPHDILQVLGETELQRYLVDKIQEVYRSQSVAINDKHIEVIVRQMMRSVKIVEVGDTEFLIDEQVDRWRFREENERVLAAGGTPAIGKPMLQGITKASLSTQSFISAASFQETTRVLTEAAISGKVDHLLGLKENVIVGRLIPAGTGMERYHDFHVTEEVIEVEDEEDSMLFEFGEDEIRALPQEVAEPK